The genomic stretch tacccccttcccatcaGATTCTCTGggtgtccccttcccctcccgcctccggctCCGCAGGTACGTACAGATGCTCACGGAATTGGGGTACTCCCCGGACATCCTAGGGACGACAGAGAAATACAAACACTCAATAGGACTCTGCTTTTGACGCcccttaaaatgaaaataataatgttggtatttaagtgcttactatgtgcagagcacttttctaagcgccggggtagagacagggtagtcaggttgtcccacgtgaggctcacagtcttaatccccattttgcagatgaggtctttgaggcacagagaagttaagtgacttgcccacagtcacacagctgagaagtggcagatcagggattcgaacccatgacctctgactcccaagcccgggccctctttccacggagccttcCAAGGAGCATTTTTCCATGGAAAACCTCATCCTTTAAGGTGTTCAGCCttacttctgcctcccccttcccaataataataataataatgatgataatagacaagggcttgctgtgtggcaagaattgtgctaagcagtggagtagatacaatataatctagTTGGACATGAAGCTCATAAGAGTATGGACCCACCCCCCTTTAACCCAGGAAGTTACTGTTGTCTAACCTTAATCCCCCAATTGAAAATCTCAACTGAATCCTTAGACTCGGCTCCCTCCCCAAGGGTCTTTCCACATCTAGTATCTCAGAACTACCCAAGGCAGGGAATTCTTTCTCAGCCCATAGATGGAAAGACTTCAAGGAGGCACTGGGTCCGGTCTCTTGCCTCTGGGAAGGTCGACCCTAAATTAAATCTCGGCtccgacacttatctgctgtgtgaccttaggcaagccactttacttctctgtgcctcagttctctcatctgtaaaatggggattaagactgtgagccctgtatgggactgggactgtgtcctacccgattatcttgtcactaccccagcacttagaacagtgcctggcacatagcgcttaacaaaaaccataataataataattattattcaatcgtacttattaagcgcttactgtgtgcaaaacactgtactaaatgcttaatcacCGCTCCCTGCCTACTCAGGCAGGTCAGAGATGCTCCACCCTTCCTGGTACCCACCTGCACTCCTCGCCCTCTAGCAGTTTTCGGTAGGTAGCGATCTCAATATCCAGTGCCAGCTTGACGCTCATCAGCTCCTGGTAGTCACGCAGCAGCCGGGCCAGCTCCTCCTTGGCGCTGTTCAAGGCACCCTCCAACTCATCCAACTTGGCCCGGGCGTCCTTCAGAGCGCAGTCCCCACGCTGTTCTGCATCAGCAATGGCCATCTCCAGGTTGGCACACTGCGTGGGGCAGGGAGCTGTCTGTCAGTTCCATGGCAGAGGACCCAGGGGCCCACCCCAGAGCCGAACCCATTCTCTATTCCCCACCTCGATGCTCCTGCCACCTTCCATTCAGGGATGACCCCTCCACTCCTCTTGTGGGCAGAAGGACGGATAAGTGGATTTGTGGATGGATGactggatggaaggatggaattGCAcattcgaattgtacattccagtgctctgcacatagtaagcgctcaataaatactattgaatgaatggaaggttgGATGGGTAGATGGGTTCATGGATGGGTCGATGGAtggctggctgactggctggATGGATGGGTgcatgaatgaacggatggatggatggatggatggatggatggatggatggatggatggatggatggataaagaTGGATGAATAGGTAGATGCATGAATGAACCGGGTGCCCTAACCTGCAGGCAGCAATGTCTCGCTTCTAACCATAAAGCTGCATTAAAGGGCACACGGCTTCACTTCACTAAACTGGAATGCCATCATTCCACAGCTCAACCCGGTAAAGCAAAGGACTGTGAAAGCAACCAATCGAACCATTCCAATCCCAATCCCACCTGCTTCTTCACATTCCCGATTTCGGAACGGATCCTCTGGATCAGCCGGTTCAGCTCCAGGATCTCGCCCTTGGTGTGCTTCAGGTCGTCTCCGTGTCGGCCAGCTGCCACCTGCAGCTCCTGGATCTGATGTCCCAGCCCAAGGGGGCAGAGACATTAAGGGCTACCCTTATTCGAAGGGGATAGAGTAAAACGCCATGGTGCCAAACCAAGGGCGGAGCTTCTAGGGATTAATGGCATCCTTTGCAACATCACTAactcaggggcagggggagggcgtaatttggggctgggcagaggggagaagagggaagaaaatgcAACTCCCTTCAGAGATCACTGGAAACTTGCCCAGATGGcttggatcagtcagtcagtaagtcagtcgtatttattgagcgcttaacgtgtgcagaacactgttctaagcgcttgggagaatccaagaataaaaagacacattccttgcccccaacgaggttgcagtctagagggggaggcaaacattaatataaacgaatacattaaaggcatgtacataagtgctgggggcctgggggggggggtgaataaaggaagccagttgggcaatgcagagggagtgggtgggTAGCCCAATCCTGATGTTAAGGGAGGTGGGGACCTGAAGCtagtgggagagggaaaatagagaTATTATCCCTCCCAAGACCCATCTTGACCCACCCAACCGGCGaccacttgatttgcttgtgctcCTCTCTGGGACCCGAACCTATCCTAGTCTGTTACAGTTAATAGATAAAGTACGGGCATGGAAGTcggcaggacctaggttctaatcctggttttgccacttgtctgctgtgtgaccttgcacaagtcacttcacttctctgtgccccagtttactcatctataaaatggggattgaaagtgtgagccccaggtgggccaggggctgtgtcccacgtgattaacgtgtacctaccttggagcttagaacactgcttggcacatagtaagcgcttaacaaacaccataaacaaACACTCACCCTCCTTCCAGTTctgcgcttaacaagtataacaATTATTACCActcaactcatcaatcaatcaatggcatttatgataCCATGGTGGGGGGCTTTggcgggttggggtggggggagatggagaaggcagGGGCAGCGGATCCCCTCTCTGGACCCACCTTGTTCTGGTAcagggcctcggcctcggccttgCTCTTGTGCGCGATGTCCTCGTACTGCAGACGCACTTCGTCGATGATGCTGTCCAGGTCCAGGTCACGGTTGTTGTCCATGGACAGGATGACCGACGTGTCGCTGATGTGGGACTGGATTTGGGCGATCtcctggtgggggttggggagaggagcagcTGGCCATTACCTCCTCTAAGAGACGCCATTATGACTAGCTCCTTGACCCCCatcactctcaatcaatcaatcaattgaatttattgagctcttacagtgtgcagagcactgaactgagctctcaggagagtgcagtataacaaagcCAGAGAGAATCCAACTCAACAGCTGCGAGTCCCACCTCTcccgcctgcctccctcctccccccatcggCTCCCTCTCTTCTACTCATATAactctctctagctctctccttccctacatcCACTCCCACTCTCCTGgtcgacagagcatgggcctgggagtcagaaggacctgagttccaatcctgatctgccatttactgtgtgaccttgggcaagtcacttcattacctcatctgtaaaatggggattgagacttagagcccatgtgggacaggtactgtggtcaacctgattagcctgagtctaccccactgctcagtacagtgcttggcaaatgaaaCTGTGGTCAACCCGGTTAGCTTTTAGGTACCACCTGCTCActagagagcttggcacatggtaagagcttaacagaaaccataaacGCACCTTTCTTCCAATTCTGCAGATATCCTTCTAAGTTTCATCTTCCCATCAccctctagtctgcaaactccttgtgaacaAGGGGTCATGTCTATCAATATTATTGTACtctgctcttctaagtgcttagagaagcagcgtggctcagtggaaagagcacgggtttaggggtcagaggtcatgggttctaatcccggctccaccacctgtcagctgtatgactttgggtaagtcacttcacttctcagtgccttagttacctcatctggaaaatggggattaagactgtgagctccacgtgggtcaacctgattaccttgtatctaccccagcacttagaatagcgctcggcatagtaaatgcttaacaaataccaacattattattagtagttccCTGCATACggaaagagctcattaaataccactgattgattaattttcaaACCCATCAGTCCCCTCAGTTCCCTGCTTTCCTGATTCTCTATCCATCCAAATGGACTGGAGTTgccaatgtgtgtctcccctttgTCTACCTCTCTCTGATGGGGTGCTcctggggatagggactgtgcctgcacctcgatttcatctatctcactgctgacctcttgcccgcatcctgcctctggcccggaacgctttCCCTCCTCATATATTCTCATAGAGGCAATTGTTATCCCCCTCTTTAAAGCTTTGTTGAAgggttgaaggcacatctcctccaagaggtcttccctgactaaaccctgttttcctcttctcccactcccttctaaaccGCCCtgttttgctcccttcattcatctcccgcCACACCCccgccctcagtcccatagcactaatgttcagatctgtcatttatttatttctattgtctgtctccccatctagactgtaagtttgttgtgggcagggaatatgtctgttatattgtactctccaaagcccttagtactgtgctctttatatagtaagcgctcaataaataggattgactgactgactgcatctTAATAAGGATCCCCAGGACCTGGATATGGGCAGTGCTGAGGAAGCCCCGAAAGGGATCAACCCTCGATCACACCCTTTCTCATGGTCTTTCTCTTTGGACTAACCCTTTCTCCCCATCGCctaccctcctcaccctcccgagTAATCGATGTATCATGGACATTCTCCTCCATTCACCGGGCATGAAAACCTTCCCGGTCTGGGCCGGGGAGCTGTGGGGCTTTCTCGATTTCcctaggggaaagaaaaaaatcctcacCCCTTCATACAAGCACTTGAGGAACTTGATCTCGCCATCCAACGAGTCCACCTTGGCCTGCAGCTCCACCTTGTTGGTGTAGGCGGCGTCCACGtcctagaagaggggagaaccGGGAAGGGGGTCGGCTACAGGTGCAAAGATGAAGAGATCGTCTCCCATTCTCACTCCCAGCCCAGGGCAGAGGGTGTTCAGTTGATCACAAGGAAGAAGGCCCCATCTCCGGGGTCCCATCCTGCCCTTTCAGCTATTTTTGGCTCGCTGCTCCTCACTCCAGCCCTACTTCTGTAGTAGCCCCCCTCTCCGCACTCAGCACCCCGGCCCCCCCAACTTAGGGAAGTTCAAGCTTACATTGACCATCAGCAGCGGCAGCCCGCAACCCCCGGATTTCTCGGGGGACCAGCCACAAGGGCCAGGTATCTGGCTCGATTCCAAAATTAATCTGggttggggtggaaggagggatgTAGACGTCTCCAAGGATACAGATGTTGCAGATACAGATGTTTGAGTCCAGTCGTTGCTCCTGGCCAGTGTCCCAGGAGAGGCCAATGGCTGCCCGGAGTTCTCCaggaggagagactgaggcaccaCACGACCTCGCCTGGGCTAACCTGGGACTTCCCTGAGGTGAGTGGGCGAGTAGCACTTGAGCCAAGAATGACACCTAGGGCTCCTTACCTTTTTGAGCACCACAAATTCATTCTCTGCAGCCGTGCGCCGGTTTATCTCGTTCTCGtacctggaggggagggaaacaaGGAGGGAACAGTGGAGATTTGATGTTCAGCCTCTTGGATTCTTGCAGACAGGCCCTCCCTCCCCGAGGGAGCCCAATCCTGAAACCCCTTTTggctcatccattcaatcgtacttactgagcgcttcctgtgagcagagcactgtcctaagagcttgggagagtgcaatataacaataaacagacacattccctgcccacaacgagcttgcagtttagcGTGGTGGGAGCACAGTTCGGTCAGTTTGTCCCATCTCTCATTTGgaggagaacaggaggaggagcagaggagatgccAACCATCGGGAAACATTCGTTCACAGAGAAGACGACCAAAAGGACTATGGATAAAGGCAAAGACCATTCCAGGGCCAGGACACCGGACACAGATTTAAGGTCCCAGAAACAGACATCAGTGGGGAAGGGGACGGTGTGACTAGAGGCACAATATGAACAACCtttgcttatatttaccccagcgcttagtacagtgcttagcatatagtaagtgcttaacaaataccacaattatcatttggaTTCCGGGAGGGGTCTGCTTTGGGAGGCATTTCGAAGAAGGAGATGACTGAGTCGTGGGACAGAGAACAAGGGAGGGCCGTCGAGGCTGGAGGAATGGAATAGTAATgctcccgttcattcattcattcattcaatagtatttgttggacgtttactgtgtgcactactGTGTGTTttctaagcgtctgggagaagacagtataacaataaacagacacattccctacccacccctTCTTTGAGGGCtatggggaagaggatggggaaggacACTCCACACTGATGGTAAGGGATGGTGGAAAGTTCTCACCCACCTCTTCTTGAAGTCCTCCACCAGATCCCGCATACTGCGGAGCTCCGAATCCAGCCGCACGCGGTCCCCGTTCAGACACTCCACCTGCCGTCGCAGGTTGCTGATGTAGCCCTCGAAGATGGGCTCCAGGTTGTTCTTGCAGTTGCTCAGATCGAGCTGCTGCAGCAGGTCCCACTTGGTCTCCAGCACCTGGTTCTGCTGCTCCAGGAACCGCACCTGGAACCGACGGGGCGGACACGGCTCGGTGATTGGGACGAGTGTGTgtgagaaatgataataataattgtagtgtatgctaagctcttactatgggccggacaccattctaggcactgggacGGATTCGagctaattgagttgggcaccacccctgtcccacatagggctaacagtcttcattccccattttacggatgagtgagctgaggcacagagaagagaagtgacttgcccaaagtcacacagtagacaaatggtagagccggaaatagagcccaggtctttctgactcccaaacccgggctttatccacgctgcttttcagataAACATTCTATTCCCCTGCCCCTGGGCAGGGCTCGGAGAAGGGAGCTGGGCGGCCTTTAAAATTCAGCCCTGGAAACCGGCCCTAGGTTCTGGGGATGTCCTCTAGTGGCTGGGTATATTACTCTGAGGAATTGTTCTCttgcaagcgctcaataccgtgctctgcatacactaagtgctcaataaataccgttgtttgATTAATTTGTTGTTCTCCAACTCTGGAGTCTCCCATggcctggggaaggaggtggatttggatgtgcgggggggggggggggttgttcctTCCCCGGGCCGCCGCCCCTCCCGTGCCTCCCCACCCTCGTCCTCACCTTGTCGATGAAGGAGGCGAACTTGTTGTTGAGGACCTTGATCTGCTCGCGCTCCTGGGTCCTCACCCGTTGGATCTCGGGATCCACCTGCACGTGGAGCGGTGCCAACAGGCTCTTGTTGACGGTCACTTGGGGGATCCCCCCGGGGGGACAcacggaggggcagaggggccccAGCCCGGCGCTGCCAAACACGGTGCCCACGAAGCCGGCCCCGCGGCCGCCCACgagcccggtcccggccccggcccccagggcGAGGCTGCCGCTCCGGCTCACACCCCCCGCGGCGCTGATGGAGATGCGCCGGCTGCCCCCCAGGCTGAAGAGGCTGCGGCTACCGAAGCCCGCACAGGAGCCCTTGACCCCGGCCCGAAaggaggccgtgctgctgctgacACGGCTGGAGATGACGGCCGAGCAGCCGCTGAAACCCAGTCGCTCCCCTGCGGGACGGCAGTTTAATTGACGGCTCATGGCGGCGGCCTGGAGAGCGCTATACGGCGCAGAGAGGAGcaacgggggagaggaggagcggggccgAAGGCAAAGGAGCAGAACTGTCCCCGCTCCAGGAGGGGCTCCTTATATATCTCGGACGGGGCCGACGGAGGCGGCCCTCTAATTTGTAGTTTGAGAGAGGCCGGATAGATTCTCTCTCCCGGGGGCCTTGGGCTCTCCGCCGCGGCCCTGTAAAACGGGCCAGGCGCCTTGGTCTTTGCGCCTTCGAGAGGCGCTCACTTAATTTGACCTTATCTGGGCTCTCTGCCCTCGTGTCATTAGACCTATCGGCCTGGGATCTCTGGGACCTGTTTCCAGGCTGTCTGGGTCCCTCCTCTTCTTCGCCCCACCAACTCTTCCCTCTACACCTGGTTGATTATCCGCCAAGTGCCCCCCCCTCCTTACCTCCGTCGCCAGacagctcccctccacccctctgccgTGAGGTCACCCCTGCAGACCCCAAcggcggagggaggggaaatggggaaaaggggAACCTTCTCCAGGCTCCGCGGACCTCGAGTCCCCTCCGTACATCTCCTTGACCGATCCCAGGGCAGATCTCTCCACTCCTGTCCCTAGACTTTGTGTTATCCGCGTGGCTTCTCCCCTACTTGAAGCCCAAGGGATTACCATGTCTCTGGGAGCCCGGGAAAACGGTTTCAGGGATGGAGACCAGAGGGAGACGAGGACGACTGGAGAATCGTGGCTTAGAGAGGGGTTTCAAGAGGTCCAACCCTCTATCTCCAGGCAGAGAGAAGCCCCCTCCCACGAGATGCGAACCCCCAGACATTCTAGTGGGGCCTGCCGGTGATACTCTAATGGAGAGGGCGGGGTCAGTCGGCCTGGGCGTGGTCTTTGCCCGGATAATTTTGGGGAGTGTTTTGTTTACTGTCTGAAACCTGTATCTGACTCCTTAGATTTAGGAAAACAAAATCACCAAATCTTCTCTTCAGCTTTCTAGCAGGAACCTGGAAATGTGgcactcccccccgcccttccaccCTGCCACCCAACACATACACATCCCAGGGGTCCTTCTGGGGTCTCTCTAGGAGGTCGAAGAATGATCTCATTGAGACACTTTCAGAGGGGGTGTCTCAAGGATTCCCTGGGGAGTGTCCCCCCAATTTTATCCCCTGGTTGtgagtcaccttccctgcccccagcctcggTCCCAAATGACAAGGTCTTTGCCTCGTTAATGGCCACTCGGCCTAGATAATGACCTGACATTGCCATCCTCCACCTCCGGCAGGCTCCCGCGGGGGAAAACTGAGACAGAGTGAGAGTGCAGGGGCCTGAgacacctcttctccccaccccgatcCAGGTGTTTTGATCATCCCACTCCTCTCGCTGCCCTCGCCTGCCCCTCTCGTAGCCCGGCCTGGCCCTCGGGACTGGATTACGGTTGAGGGAGCTGGAGCCTGAGCTTGGTCCATCATCCACGTGTGTCGTCCATCTGGATGTGCTTCCAGGCCCAAAGCAGCCCTGACAGAGGGGGATCCCTGGATTTATATTTCTCCAGCCGGGGTCAGCCCACCCACCACCCACCACTGGCTGCCTGCCTTCTTTGTCACTTGGGAACCCCTGAGTCAGACTTGCCTTCCTAGTGTCTGACC from Ornithorhynchus anatinus isolate Pmale09 chromosome 10, mOrnAna1.pri.v4, whole genome shotgun sequence encodes the following:
- the LOC100092888 gene encoding keratin, type II cytoskeletal 72-like; translation: MSRQLNCRPAGERLGFSGCSAVISSRVSSSTASFRAGVKGSCAGFGSRSLFSLGGSRRISISAAGGVSRSGSLALGAGAGTGLVGGRGAGFVGTVFGSAGLGPLCPSVCPPGGIPQVTVNKSLLAPLHVQVDPEIQRVRTQEREQIKVLNNKFASFIDKVRFLEQQNQVLETKWDLLQQLDLSNCKNNLEPIFEGYISNLRRQVECLNGDRVRLDSELRSMRDLVEDFKKRYENEINRRTAAENEFVVLKKDVDAAYTNKVELQAKVDSLDGEIKFLKCLYEGEIAQIQSHISDTSVILSMDNNRDLDLDSIIDEVRLQYEDIAHKSKAEAEALYQNKIQELQVAAGRHGDDLKHTKGEILELNRLIQRIRSEIGNVKKQCANLEMAIADAEQRGDCALKDARAKLDELEGALNSAKEELARLLRDYQELMSVKLALDIEIATYRKLLEGEECRMSGEYPNSVSISVISSTSGGGGAGAFSVGFGSTSGYSYKAGATDVKTKAGCSSEAKESKAPGAVSLPKKNPR